One Candidatus Vicinibacter affinis DNA window includes the following coding sequences:
- a CDS encoding response regulator, translating into MNIFGKDRFVSLAVKNAVVYILLILLSSSLIGFFLYRISSNIVISSSEQQLSHTVEILDVKINSYINNIRKDILFLSRSAFLKDYIKSMYQSGVPLMRNKLGEDYISFMSSRPDYAQLRIIGKENAGQEIIRVDQFEKGIHLVQRDQLQQKGFSSYFQETLTYPEDSVYFSVIDLNKEHGKISNPQMSTLRVACPIFIQDTTFGIIIINANLNAFLDELKKTVPKEFELYLMNHQGYYLTHPDPAKEFGFEHNLQPAGFVDLKIDIKNLQSDQLKIYSSATEKNLLAYKKINYPRKDYFLILGLQASRETLLVPFYRWQGSILLITLFIVLAVVFLALWWLRKQTLSLESITKSMTSFGQNLSTEKLPIHQNDEIGMLARSFSSMSQTIQQNIHTLAKARDEAEEANRQKEEFLQNMSHEIRNPLHTIIGMSRMLAENNPKSEQLPLIESLKFSSDNLLALVNDVLDYSKLKEGQITLQSEPIQLDQLLQQIHKAYLFEARTKKIELELILDKTIEGKVFKTDGLRLSQIINNLLSNALKFTHAGGKITLKVKGSQVQDGQFKLFFEVSDTGIGIQADQISLIHQRFQKMDSGQGISNIHGVGLGLPIVVQMLDLFGSKLEIKSELSKGSDFSFAMELKVLDQKSNVSKSSLPVSIDDRYRNILVIDDDPQIQLLYKHIFDKPGIKYVQLHHPDDLRELSPGLLFELILTDYNFDDYKIVDHLSELRKFKAEGGAIVCVTGAHDITRVSTEGEEIFDAVIQKPVSPQKLIQRVNELAALQTYPAPDVEVLYRDYDFQKDKVLRALEILISEWQDAMSSFKTAVDQHDAGLRDRILHKLVNSLRRFSLFDLEQLIHGLPIETSSEELDEQWKLVQMKMEFYLNYFVRERLKFQKD; encoded by the coding sequence ATGAATATATTTGGAAAAGATCGTTTTGTTTCACTGGCCGTAAAAAATGCAGTGGTGTACATCCTGCTCATTTTGTTGAGTAGTTCGCTGATAGGTTTTTTCCTCTACCGCATAAGTTCCAACATAGTCATTTCTTCTTCCGAACAACAATTGTCACATACCGTCGAGATCCTGGATGTAAAAATCAATTCATACATCAACAACATCCGAAAAGACATACTCTTTCTTTCGCGCAGTGCTTTTCTGAAAGATTACATCAAAAGCATGTATCAGTCAGGAGTACCATTGATGAGAAATAAACTTGGAGAAGATTACATCAGTTTTATGTCCAGCCGACCTGACTATGCGCAATTGCGAATCATTGGTAAGGAAAATGCCGGACAAGAAATTATCCGCGTAGATCAATTCGAAAAAGGAATCCACCTGGTGCAGCGCGATCAGCTGCAACAAAAGGGATTCAGTTCTTATTTTCAGGAGACTTTGACTTACCCGGAAGATTCCGTTTATTTTTCAGTGATTGACCTGAACAAGGAACATGGAAAAATAAGTAATCCACAGATGAGCACACTGAGAGTGGCCTGTCCGATTTTTATACAGGATACTACTTTTGGAATCATCATCATCAATGCCAATCTGAATGCCTTTCTGGATGAATTAAAGAAGACGGTTCCAAAAGAATTTGAACTCTATCTGATGAACCATCAGGGATATTATCTTACACATCCTGATCCCGCAAAAGAGTTTGGATTTGAGCACAATTTACAGCCTGCGGGATTTGTGGATTTGAAAATTGACATTAAAAATTTGCAGTCTGATCAATTAAAAATATACTCCTCTGCTACAGAAAAAAATCTGTTGGCGTATAAAAAAATTAATTATCCACGGAAGGATTATTTCCTGATACTGGGCTTGCAAGCCTCCAGGGAAACATTATTGGTGCCTTTCTACCGATGGCAGGGGTCCATTTTATTGATTACTTTATTCATAGTATTGGCAGTTGTTTTTTTAGCATTGTGGTGGTTAAGAAAACAGACCTTGAGTTTGGAATCCATCACCAAATCCATGACGAGTTTTGGACAAAATCTCTCAACCGAAAAACTACCCATTCATCAGAACGATGAAATAGGAATGCTGGCGCGCAGTTTTTCTTCCATGTCACAGACTATCCAGCAAAATATTCATACCCTTGCCAAAGCAAGAGATGAAGCGGAAGAAGCAAACAGGCAAAAAGAAGAATTTCTGCAGAACATGAGTCATGAGATTCGCAACCCTTTGCATACCATCATCGGCATGTCCAGAATGCTTGCTGAAAACAATCCAAAGTCTGAGCAATTGCCCTTAATAGAAAGCTTGAAATTCAGTTCGGATAATTTACTGGCCCTGGTCAACGATGTACTCGATTATTCAAAACTGAAAGAAGGACAAATTACTTTGCAAAGTGAACCGATTCAATTGGATCAGTTGCTGCAACAAATACACAAAGCATATTTGTTTGAAGCAAGGACCAAAAAAATTGAGCTGGAATTAATTTTAGACAAGACAATAGAGGGAAAGGTTTTTAAAACTGATGGGTTGAGACTCAGTCAGATCATCAACAACCTGCTGTCCAATGCACTGAAGTTTACACATGCTGGAGGTAAGATAACACTGAAGGTAAAGGGTAGCCAAGTTCAGGATGGACAGTTTAAATTATTTTTTGAAGTTTCCGATACGGGCATCGGTATACAGGCAGATCAGATTAGTTTGATTCATCAGCGATTCCAGAAAATGGATTCCGGTCAAGGCATCAGCAACATTCATGGGGTAGGATTAGGCTTACCGATTGTCGTGCAGATGCTTGATTTGTTTGGCAGCAAACTGGAAATTAAATCGGAGTTAAGCAAAGGATCTGATTTTTCCTTTGCAATGGAACTGAAAGTGCTGGACCAAAAATCAAATGTCAGCAAATCTTCTCTTCCGGTAAGTATTGACGATCGTTACAGAAATATTTTAGTAATAGACGATGATCCGCAGATCCAGTTATTGTACAAGCATATTTTTGATAAGCCCGGAATAAAATATGTGCAGCTCCATCACCCCGATGACCTCAGAGAACTTTCTCCCGGTCTTTTGTTTGAACTCATACTTACGGATTATAATTTTGATGATTATAAGATTGTGGATCATCTGAGTGAACTCAGAAAATTTAAAGCAGAAGGAGGCGCGATCGTATGCGTCACAGGTGCACACGACATTACAAGGGTCAGCACTGAGGGAGAGGAAATATTTGATGCCGTTATACAAAAACCGGTGAGCCCTCAGAAATTAATTCAGCGCGTTAATGAGTTGGCAGCACTGCAAACTTATCCGGCACCGGATGTGGAAGTGTTGTATCGGGATTATGATTTTCAAAAAGATAAAGTGTTGCGGGCACTGGAAATCCTGATATCTGAGTGGCAAGATGCGATGAGTAGTTTTAAGACCGCCGTAGATCAGCATGATGCGGGGCTCAGAGATAGAATACTTCACAAGCTGGTAAACAGCCTGCGGCGATTCAGTTTGTTTGATCTTGAACAATTAATTCATGGTCTCCCCATTG
- a CDS encoding ribonuclease H family protein — protein sequence MKAKKKFYVVWQGQTPGVYHSWEDCLKQVKAYPDAKYKSFESLDEANDAYLSGYSYSGSQKVKATSQRPQDWKKVVPVGSITVDAACQGNPGKMEYRGVDPYTGVELFHQGPFVHGTNNIGEFLALVHALALLKKLNKHQTPIYTDSKTAMSWVKRKIPNTKIEFNASNKAILDLLNRATQWLNQNTYSNPIIKWETEIWGEIPADFGRK from the coding sequence TTGAAAGCGAAGAAAAAATTTTACGTGGTTTGGCAGGGGCAGACTCCGGGCGTGTACCACAGCTGGGAAGATTGCCTGAAGCAAGTCAAAGCATACCCCGATGCAAAATACAAATCCTTTGAATCGCTGGATGAAGCCAATGATGCCTACCTCTCAGGCTATTCTTACTCCGGCAGTCAAAAAGTCAAAGCAACGTCCCAGAGGCCGCAGGATTGGAAAAAAGTGGTGCCTGTAGGAAGTATCACGGTGGATGCTGCCTGTCAAGGCAACCCGGGCAAAATGGAATACAGAGGAGTGGATCCCTATACCGGTGTCGAACTGTTTCATCAGGGGCCCTTTGTGCACGGCACCAACAACATTGGGGAATTTCTGGCCCTGGTCCATGCACTTGCCCTGCTTAAAAAATTAAACAAACACCAGACACCGATCTATACAGATTCTAAAACAGCCATGAGTTGGGTAAAACGAAAAATTCCAAACACCAAAATTGAATTTAATGCAAGCAACAAGGCTATTTTGGATTTGCTGAACAGAGCCACCCAGTGGTTGAATCAAAACACATATTCCAATCCCATCATCAAATGGGAGACAGAAATCTGGGGTGAGATCCCGGCGGATTTTGGAAGAAAATAG
- a CDS encoding phosphoheptose isomerase: MNNNQLIFETDENGQRKSPMLGEGIKNFLIDIDGTICDDVPNEEPERMKTVAPYPDALEMLNKWYEEGHLIYFFTSRTEDLRDITDQWLKKCGFRYHGLIMGKPRGGNYHWIDNHIVKATRYMGKFTALVKSTQETDVFED, encoded by the coding sequence ATGAACAACAATCAATTGATTTTTGAAACGGACGAAAACGGACAAAGAAAGAGTCCCATGCTTGGCGAAGGCATCAAGAATTTTTTGATTGATATTGATGGTACCATTTGTGATGATGTGCCCAATGAAGAGCCGGAGAGAATGAAAACAGTTGCTCCATATCCGGATGCATTGGAGATGTTGAACAAATGGTATGAAGAAGGACACCTCATTTATTTTTTTACCAGCAGAACGGAAGATCTTAGAGACATTACGGATCAATGGCTGAAGAAATGTGGCTTTCGTTATCATGGTCTGATCATGGGAAAACCACGAGGCGGAAATTATCACTGGATCGACAACCACATTGTAAAAGCTACCCGGTACATGGGCAAATTCACTGCCTTGGTCAAGTCTACTCAGGAGACAGATGTCTTTGAAGATTAA
- a CDS encoding S9 family peptidase → MKYLNLLFIFIVTNLVLHAQTELLTEETLWKLGRAALEDVSPDGGSVVYSVTYFNIVANKGNTDLYVCKTDGTTPPVKITNYEGHENNARFTPDGKKILFLANGLLYSCNPDGSDQYKLADLEMNGFVIAPTNDRIAFLQDVKYRKTTAETYPGLPLANARLYNDLMYRHWKTWDDGHDSNVFTVEYKNGMLYGDPVNIVNEPFEAPVEPNDGIEQVSFSPDGKMIAYSCKKYSGKDYALNTNTDIFLYDIQTKSTRNISGFNQGYDKSPIFSPDGNSLLWNAMLTPTYEADKDQLILYNLKSGEKKMLGTKYDNNAEHATFSKDGKFIYFISAVNACNQIMMQDIATAKVKQLTTGIHDYQSILVSPKGLIGSRVSMTNPAEIYSIHGMTGEAVQLTQINKSIWDKIKKAEVRQKWIQTTDGKKMLVWTILPPDFDPKKKYPTLLYCQGGPQSTVSQFFSYRWNLQLMASKGYVIVAPCRRGMPGFGHEWNLAISKDWGGQCMKDYLSAIDDAAKEPFVDKDRLGAVGASFGGYSVYYLAGNHNKRFKCFISHCGVYNLESMYGTTEEMWFVNYDFGGPFWDKAHAMQYEKFSPHKYVQNWDTPIMVMHGEKDFRVPVSEGLQAYQAAQLKNIPSRLVLFPEEGHWIQTPQNGLLWQKEYFGWLDKWLKN, encoded by the coding sequence ATGAAGTACCTAAACTTGCTTTTTATTTTTATTGTAACGAACCTTGTTCTCCATGCCCAAACTGAATTGCTCACCGAGGAGACGCTTTGGAAACTTGGCCGTGCGGCACTGGAAGATGTTTCTCCGGATGGCGGAAGCGTGGTTTATTCAGTTACTTATTTCAACATCGTAGCCAATAAGGGGAATACAGACCTGTACGTCTGCAAGACCGATGGAACTACCCCTCCGGTAAAAATAACGAATTATGAAGGGCATGAAAACAATGCCAGATTTACGCCGGATGGAAAAAAAATCCTGTTTCTTGCAAATGGTCTCCTTTATTCCTGCAATCCTGATGGAAGCGATCAATACAAACTCGCTGACCTGGAGATGAATGGATTTGTGATTGCGCCTACCAACGACAGAATAGCTTTCCTGCAGGATGTGAAATACCGTAAAACAACTGCGGAAACTTATCCCGGCCTGCCGCTTGCAAACGCCCGTTTGTACAATGATCTCATGTATCGTCACTGGAAAACCTGGGACGATGGCCATGACAGCAATGTTTTTACCGTCGAGTATAAAAACGGGATGCTTTATGGCGATCCTGTCAACATTGTTAATGAACCATTTGAAGCTCCTGTGGAACCCAATGATGGAATTGAGCAAGTGAGTTTTTCACCCGATGGCAAAATGATAGCCTACAGTTGTAAGAAATACAGCGGCAAAGACTATGCACTCAACACCAATACCGATATTTTTCTTTACGACATTCAAACTAAATCTACCCGCAACATCAGTGGATTCAATCAGGGATATGATAAATCTCCGATCTTCTCTCCTGACGGCAACTCGCTGCTGTGGAATGCCATGTTGACACCAACCTATGAAGCGGATAAAGATCAACTTATCCTCTACAATCTGAAATCCGGAGAAAAAAAGATGTTGGGCACTAAGTATGACAACAATGCCGAACATGCCACTTTTTCTAAGGACGGAAAATTTATTTATTTCATCAGTGCTGTAAATGCCTGCAACCAGATCATGATGCAAGACATTGCAACTGCTAAAGTAAAACAACTCACTACCGGAATTCATGATTACCAAAGTATCCTCGTAAGTCCAAAAGGATTGATCGGCTCAAGAGTTTCGATGACCAATCCGGCAGAGATATATTCCATTCACGGGATGACGGGCGAAGCGGTTCAATTGACGCAGATTAACAAAAGCATCTGGGATAAAATCAAAAAAGCAGAGGTCCGGCAAAAATGGATTCAGACTACGGATGGTAAAAAAATGTTGGTATGGACGATTCTTCCTCCGGACTTTGATCCAAAGAAAAAATATCCTACCTTGTTGTATTGTCAGGGTGGACCGCAATCCACCGTGAGCCAATTTTTTTCTTATCGCTGGAATCTCCAGTTGATGGCCTCCAAGGGTTATGTGATTGTGGCACCTTGCCGCAGAGGGATGCCTGGTTTTGGTCATGAGTGGAATCTTGCCATCTCCAAAGATTGGGGAGGACAATGCATGAAAGACTATTTGAGTGCCATCGACGATGCAGCCAAGGAACCTTTTGTTGATAAAGATAGATTGGGAGCCGTTGGTGCAAGTTTTGGCGGATATTCCGTTTACTACCTAGCAGGAAATCACAACAAGCGATTTAAATGTTTCATCTCTCATTGTGGTGTCTATAATCTGGAATCCATGTACGGAACTACCGAAGAAATGTGGTTTGTAAATTATGATTTTGGTGGACCTTTCTGGGATAAAGCCCACGCCATGCAATATGAAAAATTTTCACCGCACAAGTATGTACAAAATTGGGATACTCCGATCATGGTCATGCATGGAGAAAAAGATTTTCGGGTACCTGTCAGCGAAGGACTGCAAGCCTACCAGGCTGCACAATTGAAAAACATACCAAGCAGATTGGTTCTATTCCCGGAAGAAGGGCACTGGATTCAAACGCCACAAAATGGATTGCTCTGGCAGAAAGAATATTTTGGCTGGCTGGATAAATGGTTGAAGAATTAG
- a CDS encoding DUF3467 domain-containing protein — MADQPKNPNEINIELSEKVSEGVYSNLAIISHSHSEFVLDFIRLMPNIPKAKVKSRIILTPQHAKRLLKALADNVSKFENQFGTIQDPEPPQFPPMSFNTPTAQA; from the coding sequence ATGGCTGATCAACCAAAGAATCCCAATGAAATCAACATCGAGCTTTCTGAAAAAGTATCGGAAGGCGTTTATTCAAATCTGGCAATCATTTCTCACTCGCACTCTGAGTTTGTACTGGACTTTATAAGGCTTATGCCCAACATACCTAAGGCAAAAGTGAAGTCCAGAATAATCCTTACACCGCAACATGCCAAGAGGCTCCTGAAGGCCCTGGCGGACAATGTAAGTAAGTTTGAAAATCAGTTCGGAACCATTCAGGATCCGGAGCCGCCGCAATTTCCTCCTATGTCATTTAACACACCTACCGCCCAGGCCTGA
- a CDS encoding IS4 family transposase, whose product MIVKAENMVPEFVQITEAIKNDKDIFPFLKLAPGAIVVLDKGYNSYAQFHKWDQEQVIWVTRMAETAYQVLVDSRPLSSDEKSLGVIADDVVNLGRPSNKSTQSICARRIGFKDLTSGKKFNFITNDMKFKASTVANIYKQRWQIELLFKRLKQNYPLQYFLGDSENAITIQIWCALITDLLLNIIKRVLKRNWSYSNLRGMIRLHLMNYINLIDFLNSPEDSLNNYKEKMLELEPNLFSSS is encoded by the coding sequence ATGATAGTCAAGGCCGAGAACATGGTTCCCGAGTTTGTACAAATTACCGAAGCAATTAAAAACGACAAGGATATTTTTCCCTTTTTAAAGCTAGCTCCAGGAGCCATAGTGGTCTTAGATAAAGGTTATAATAGCTATGCACAATTTCATAAATGGGATCAGGAACAGGTCATATGGGTAACTAGAATGGCTGAAACAGCTTATCAAGTACTTGTTGATTCAAGGCCCTTAAGCAGTGATGAAAAATCTCTGGGCGTAATTGCTGATGACGTTGTAAACTTAGGTCGACCAAGCAATAAAAGCACACAAAGTATATGTGCCCGAAGAATTGGGTTTAAAGATTTAACCTCAGGTAAAAAATTTAACTTTATTACCAATGACATGAAATTCAAAGCATCTACTGTGGCAAATATTTACAAACAGAGATGGCAGATTGAACTCCTATTCAAACGACTTAAACAAAATTATCCCCTTCAATACTTTTTAGGAGATAGTGAAAATGCAATAACCATACAAATTTGGTGCGCATTAATTACGGATTTGTTACTTAACATTATTAAAAGAGTTCTAAAAAGGAACTGGTCATATTCCAATCTCAGAGGAATGATAAGACTCCATTTAATGAATTATATAAACCTAATAGATTTTTTAAATAGTCCAGAAGATTCTCTTAATAATTACAAGGAAAAAATGTTAGAATTAGAACCTAATTTGTTCAGTTCTTCTTAA
- a CDS encoding DUF4372 domain-containing protein has product MSKSTFFTGQPIFNQLISLIPKHIISNASLKYNADRYCKKFMAYDHLVTMLYTSLEKCTSIREVTTGLLACFHKLNHLGLRNVPRRSTLSDANSRRSSLFFQNVYHELYNYYYRNSPDSLEEKDVKKRLFLVDSTTISLFNEVMKGMGTHAFNGRKREVQKHI; this is encoded by the coding sequence ATGAGCAAAAGTACTTTTTTTACCGGACAGCCGATCTTCAATCAGCTAATTTCTTTGATACCAAAGCATATCATAAGCAATGCCTCCCTAAAGTATAACGCAGATCGCTATTGCAAGAAGTTCATGGCCTATGATCATTTGGTTACTATGCTTTACACCAGCTTGGAAAAGTGCACCTCTATCCGAGAAGTTACTACAGGTTTACTGGCTTGTTTTCATAAACTTAACCATTTAGGTTTAAGGAATGTGCCGCGCAGAAGCACTTTGTCAGACGCCAATAGTCGTCGAAGTTCGTTATTCTTCCAAAATGTCTATCATGAACTTTATAATTATTATTATCGGAATTCCCCGGACAGCCTCGAGGAAAAAGATGTTAAAAAGAGATTGTTTTTAGTGGATTCTACAACAATTAGCTTGTTTAATGAGGTGATGAAAGGGATGGGAACGCATGCCTTCAATGGAAGAAAAAGGGAGGTGCAAAAGCACATATGA
- a CDS encoding T9SS type A sorting domain-containing protein, translated as MKNKICIPFILTLFYCASIFSQTWQKLNGPYGLAVSASLITKDKGEIYCFVYGYASGKALYHSTNQGKSWNAISLASINASIQYVNKLLESPSGDIFLSTNNRLYKLDKTTNNWYMFPQVFTAFDYAFSPTGNKIYVASKDGLYISSDGLKFTKFQSWSLSSTELLCLGNDNNFVRQVNGTNVSIWRFSDANGKFIGFSNSQCCRSLFFHNKSNTLFDYDKEIYSSLDYGKTWTKVSTPNNVIFKSLLELSDGTILGFGPQVYESKDNGLNWTKSQEYSYEITSTYFSNFSLSKSNNDEIVLLENNASHLIRRNTNLEILDLGLKETEIYDLKQFGQNNIYCSTDIYPQVSFDDGSSWNIIPDKNISSVLLWKDGSVGYKLNNDLVLSTDKLKTFVKKPLPTVTIGHMVLDNNENILLIDSDKVYTSSDKGGSWQLKAKNLMNPMTNKYDEVFINAQNVIYIKTYPNAEFFYSLDLGLSWTKFNPTGLDNYNTLYLTSNNTFVWESYGNFNYTIRYSSDFFKTYHEIQADKNSSLYYVDAYTNLYFFKYKDTLSVRNLINDQAIIIPFTGFKNINLESFRIYRGQNNYLYATINGNPVFKFSEVLPTDECTIQGNVFIDENLDCIKATGENKTNTFQLEAAGGGFRYFTTVSSKGDYKFIVGPGTYDLNLISKSPLWKECNFPKNFSIQAQQIINQNNILVQLTEECADLTTSLVMGRLRRCFSNNKAYIQIVNEGIISSKNTNLSVKMDPFFEKIITSINPISVSNNNYNFIIPEILPAEKILIEFSFNVSCNSSLSQEHCITTVLLNNEKCKSYNNPTLNSSVCGKNFGSWDPNYKDAIVHGISSESFVRTDDEIEYVIHFQNTGTDTAFDISITDQLDSKLIWSSIRPIDASHKFSYTLNPMGVLEIKFDNIQLPDSNVNESKSHGYFKYSIQPIQNLEPGDVIHNVADIYFDKNFPISTNDAFVKLSIATNTVGDLENSILYAIPNPAKEEVFIKLPDQFSNTKLSISILSTDSRLIRRFPFQGQSLLISRDGLANGVYFVTVQNGNGQYATCKLVFK; from the coding sequence ATGAAAAACAAAATTTGTATTCCCTTCATTCTAACCTTATTTTATTGTGCTTCCATTTTCTCCCAAACTTGGCAGAAACTAAATGGTCCTTATGGATTGGCAGTTTCTGCATCATTAATTACAAAAGATAAAGGTGAAATTTATTGTTTTGTATATGGTTATGCCTCGGGAAAGGCCTTATATCATTCTACAAACCAAGGGAAGAGTTGGAACGCTATTTCGCTGGCTTCCATAAATGCCTCCATTCAATATGTTAATAAATTATTAGAATCACCTTCGGGAGATATTTTTCTTTCTACCAACAATCGGCTATATAAACTTGATAAAACAACCAATAATTGGTATATGTTTCCTCAAGTTTTTACAGCATTTGATTATGCCTTTTCTCCTACAGGAAATAAAATTTACGTAGCAAGTAAAGATGGCTTATATATTTCTTCCGATGGACTTAAATTTACAAAATTTCAAAGTTGGTCTCTTTCGTCCACTGAGTTATTATGCTTGGGTAACGACAATAATTTTGTTCGTCAAGTCAACGGAACAAATGTGAGTATTTGGAGATTTAGTGATGCGAATGGAAAATTTATAGGATTTTCAAATTCTCAATGTTGTCGCTCCCTCTTTTTTCATAATAAGTCAAATACTCTGTTTGACTATGATAAAGAAATTTATTCCTCATTGGATTATGGGAAAACCTGGACAAAAGTATCGACACCAAACAATGTAATTTTTAAGAGTTTACTTGAATTAAGCGATGGTACAATTTTAGGATTTGGTCCACAGGTTTACGAATCAAAAGACAATGGCTTGAACTGGACCAAATCGCAAGAATATTCCTATGAAATTACGTCTACCTATTTTTCAAATTTTTCTTTAAGCAAATCCAACAATGATGAAATCGTTCTTTTAGAAAATAATGCTAGCCATTTAATACGTCGAAATACCAATCTTGAAATATTAGACCTTGGTCTAAAAGAAACTGAAATTTATGATTTAAAACAATTTGGTCAAAATAATATATATTGTTCAACGGATATATATCCCCAAGTTTCATTTGATGATGGTTCAAGCTGGAATATAATTCCTGACAAGAATATATCCAGTGTATTATTATGGAAGGATGGTTCTGTTGGTTATAAATTAAACAATGATTTAGTCCTCAGTACAGACAAACTAAAAACATTTGTTAAAAAGCCTTTGCCGACAGTTACGATTGGTCATATGGTTTTAGATAACAATGAGAATATTCTTTTAATTGATTCAGACAAGGTGTATACTTCAAGCGATAAAGGAGGCTCATGGCAATTAAAAGCAAAGAACCTAATGAACCCTATGACAAATAAGTATGATGAAGTATTTATCAATGCTCAAAATGTCATTTATATAAAAACCTATCCGAATGCTGAATTTTTTTATTCATTGGATTTAGGATTAAGTTGGACTAAGTTCAATCCAACTGGTCTTGATAATTACAATACCTTATACTTGACCAGCAACAATACTTTTGTATGGGAATCATATGGTAATTTTAACTACACCATAAGATATTCTTCTGATTTTTTTAAAACTTATCATGAAATACAAGCTGATAAAAACTCATCCTTATATTATGTGGATGCATATACAAACTTATATTTTTTTAAATATAAGGATACCCTTTCTGTTAGGAATTTGATCAACGATCAGGCCATTATCATTCCCTTTACTGGATTTAAAAATATTAATTTGGAGTCCTTTAGAATTTATAGAGGTCAGAACAATTATTTATATGCTACTATCAATGGTAATCCTGTATTTAAATTTAGTGAAGTTCTACCAACAGATGAATGCACTATTCAAGGAAATGTATTCATCGATGAAAATTTAGATTGTATTAAAGCTACTGGTGAAAACAAAACGAACACATTTCAACTAGAAGCTGCAGGGGGAGGATTTCGTTACTTTACAACCGTATCTAGTAAAGGAGATTACAAATTTATTGTTGGGCCAGGCACTTACGACCTGAATCTTATCAGTAAATCACCCTTATGGAAAGAATGTAATTTTCCAAAGAATTTTAGTATTCAAGCCCAACAGATTATTAACCAAAATAATATTCTCGTTCAACTCACTGAAGAATGTGCAGATTTGACAACCAGTCTTGTGATGGGTAGGTTGAGGAGATGTTTTAGTAACAATAAAGCATATATTCAAATAGTTAATGAAGGAATTATTTCTTCTAAAAACACTAATCTTAGTGTAAAAATGGATCCATTTTTTGAAAAAATAATCACTTCCATAAATCCAATAAGTGTAAGTAATAATAATTACAACTTTATAATCCCAGAAATACTACCCGCTGAAAAAATTCTCATTGAATTCTCGTTCAATGTATCTTGTAATTCATCGCTTAGCCAGGAGCATTGTATTACCACAGTACTTTTGAATAATGAAAAATGTAAATCTTATAACAATCCAACATTAAATTCTTCTGTCTGCGGGAAGAATTTTGGATCCTGGGACCCCAATTATAAGGATGCAATAGTCCATGGCATTTCATCAGAATCCTTTGTCCGTACAGATGATGAAATCGAATATGTAATTCACTTCCAAAACACAGGAACAGATACTGCCTTTGACATTTCAATTACTGATCAGTTAGATTCAAAACTTATTTGGTCAAGCATTAGGCCAATCGATGCCAGCCATAAATTTTCTTATACTTTGAACCCGATGGGGGTTTTAGAAATTAAATTTGACAATATACAACTTCCTGACAGCAATGTCAATGAATCCAAGTCCCATGGGTATTTCAAGTATTCCATACAACCCATTCAAAATTTAGAACCTGGAGATGTAATTCATAATGTTGCAGATATTTACTTTGATAAAAATTTTCCTATAAGCACCAACGATGCTTTTGTTAAATTAAGTATTGCTACTAATACAGTTGGTGATCTCGAAAATTCAATTCTTTACGCCATACCAAATCCTGCTAAAGAAGAAGTTTTCATCAAATTACCAGATCAGTTTTCAAATACAAAACTCAGTATTAGTATCCTTTCTACAGACTCAAGATTAATTCGAAGATTCCCATTTCAAGGACAATCCCTGTTAATTTCCAGGGATGGACTTGCGAATGGCGTTTACTTTGTAACTGTTCAAAATGGGAATGGCCAATATGCGACCTGTAAGTTAGTATTTAAATAA